One Pagrus major chromosome 11, Pma_NU_1.0 genomic region harbors:
- the cilp2 gene encoding cartilage intermediate layer protein 1 translates to MLGLNKVALLLSFLASLALGQGSVRARSQLDRSRRVALNTFTDTQTTGVTEWTSWFNIDHPGGNGDYERLEAIRFYYRERVCARPMAMEARTTDWVAAADTGEVVHSSLEKGFWCINKEQPHGRICSNYHVRFQCPPVQSYWTDWSEWGPCSTSVCDDVGIQVRQRKCVNTQPMPLLLVPACQGHHSERRECSTPPCTAKWTPWGRWGMCSATCGGGRRIRRRTCVRTSLTIQCSGRPVEVQKCGKSPCPAKCQRACTEGRPSEDCSRCVCDSHVLHGEVHTVTGVPVAGALVALASQPKAIRARTDANGQFGLKGVCSSSSTLISIRKEKYAPITVSTSSNTTGLSWVRAVLKSAEKPYIVKHPEDKVRYEGGRVLLCCKATGSPAPDKYYWYHNGTLLDRKVYKYEEDLVLRDLKPEQSGQYYCKTSSPAGSIKSSPSFLTVIAKGTPACNSTPETHLIRLPMDCVQPGTISKYYNAGRCLHNKCAGSLDFDMRCRDGSAFCCGVQHLESRIIDCGSYNLPIRAVTQCGCQKCVQPTVLVRGRVVTADNDEPLRFGHIYIGKERVGTTGYNGGFTLQITPDTQRLVVNFVDPTQKFIDTPKVFIFDKKGGSIYHDVKVMRKQTPIDINAGETNSINLGEIKGEDPIGQLVIPPNSFHKDNGEIYEGTVKASVTFIDPRNITTAAAAPGDLNFVDDEGDMLPLRTYGMFSVDFRDETNKEVLGAGAVQVLLDTQHVKMQEHIPKMKLWSLNPDTGVWEEESDFYATQTTGGHGRSKREERTFLIGNMEIRERRLFNLDVPENRRCYVKVRAYMSDKFLPTEQLEGVVISLINLEPKPGYSSNPRAWGRFDSVITGSNGACLPAFCDAQRPDAYTAYVTAMMGGEELEAAPSSPKMNPNIIGVSQPYLDKIDYQRSDHEDPALKKTAFRINLAKPNQNNLDETNGPIYPYQNLIACENAPVDANHFRFFRVEKDKYEYNVVPFEENDLTTWTGDYLSWWPNPQEFRACFIKVKIHGQKEVMIRSRNLGGTHRETKGKLYGIRDIRSTRDMREANTSAACVEFKCSGMLFDQAEVDRSLISVLPQGNCRRINTNSLLQEYLIKHPPVAQNNESHALTMLAPVDPLGHNYGIYTVTDQNPRVAKEIAIGRCFDGTSDGFSREMKSDSGVALTFSCPERKINRESLFQRLQTNPGQTLSQMAREMRESDGLQAQRLSSQVVAYPSEQQGRSQSRRVSSTTRRRVSTRIQQRQ, encoded by the exons GATCTGTGAGGGCCAGGAGTCAGCTggacaggagcaggagagtggcCCTCAACACGTTCACGGACACACAGACAACAG GCGTGACAGAGTGGACGTCCTGGTTCAACATCGACCATCCTGGAGGGAATGGAGACTACGAGCGTCTGGAGGCGATACGGTTCTACTACAGGGAGAGAGTCTGCGCACGGCCCATGGCCATGGAGGCCCGCACGACAGACTGGGTGGCAGCAGCGGACACCGGGGAAGTGGTCCACTCCAGCCTGGAGAAAGGCTTCTGGTGCATCAACAAGGAACAGCCCCACGGTCGCATCTGCTCCAACTATCACGTCCGCTTTCAGTGTCCCCCAG TGCAGAGCTACTGGACCGACTGGAGCGAGTGGGGTCCCTGTTCAACATCGGTTTGTGACGACGTAGGCATTCAGGTCCGCCAGAGGAAATGTGTCAACACCCAGCCCATGCCTCTCCTGTTGGTGCCAGCGTGCCAGGGCCACCATTCAGAAAGGAGGGAGTGCTCCACCCCTCCATGTACAG CCAAGTGGACCCCGTGGGGTCGGTGGGGGATGTGTTCAGCGACCTGCGGTGGAGGTCGCAGGATCAGGAGGAGGACCTGTGTGCGGACCTCGTTGACAATTCAGTGTTCTGGACGGCCTGTTGAAGTTCAAAAGTGCGGGAAGAGTCCATGCCCAG CCAAATGTCAGCGTGCGTGCACCGAAGGCCGTCCCAGTGAGGACTGcagccggtgtgtgtgtgacagccaCGTGTTGCACGGAGAAGTCCACACTGTGACTGGTGTCCCTGTGGCAGGAGCCTTGGTGGCTCTGGCCAGCCAGCCCAAGGCGATCCGTGCTCGGACGGACGCCAATGGTCAGTTCGGCCTCAAAGGAGTCTGCTCCTCCAGCTCGACCTTGATCTCCATCAGGAAGGAGAAGTATGCTCCGATCACTGTCTCCACTTCCAGTAACACCACAGGGTTGTCGTGGGTACGGGCTGTCCTCAAATCAGCTG AAAAGCCGTACATCGTGAAGCACCCGGAGGACAAAGTGCGTTATGAGGGAGGACGggtgctgctgtgctgcaaGGCAACGGGATCACCAGCGCCTGACAAATACTACTG GTACCACAATGGGACTCTGCTGGACAGGAAGGTGTACAAGTATGAAGAGGACCTTGTTCTGCGCGACCTGAAGCCGGAGCAGTCGGGGCAGTACTACTGCAAAACCAGCAGCCCTGCAGGCAGCATCAAGTCCTCGCCATCCTTCCTCACTGTGATTG CAAAAGGAACACCAGCATGCAATTCCACCCCGGAGACGCACCTCATCAGACTGCCGATGGACTGTGTTCAACCCGGGACTATTTCCAAGTACTACAACGCTGGCCGCTGCCTTCACAACAAATGTGCTGGTTCTCTAGATTTTGATATGCGCTGCAGAGACGGGTCTGCGTTCTGCTGTGGGGTCCAACATTTGGAAAGCCGAATCATTGACTGCGGGAGCTACAACCTCCCTATCCGGGCTGTGACACAGTGCGGCTGTCAGAAGTGTGTGCAGCCAACTGTGCTGGTTCGTGGTAGAGTGGTCACAGCTGACAATGATGAGCCACTGCGCTTTGGACACATCTACATTGGTAAGGAGAGGGTGGGCACCACTGGATACAACGGAGGCTTCACATTGCAAATTACTCCTGATACACAGAGATTAGTTGTTAATTTTGTTGACCCCACTCAGAAGTTTATTGACACTCCTAAGGTGTTCATCTTTGATAAGAAAGGTGGGTCCATCTACCATGATGTGAAGGTGATGAGAAAGCAGACACCGATTGATATCAATGCAGGAGAGACCAACTCTATAAACCTAGGGGAAATTAAAGGGGAAGACCCCATTGGTCAGTTGGTTATTCCTCCCAACTCCTTCCACAAGGACAATGGAGAAATCTATGAGGGAACTGTGAAAGCCAGCGTCACATTCATTGACCCGAGAAATATCACCACGGCGGCTGCGGCCCCTGGCGATCTCAACTTTGTGGACGATGAGGGTGACATGCTCCCTTTGAGGACCTACGGCATGTTCTCTGTGGACTTCAGAGATGAAACCAACAAGGAGGTACTCGGAGCCGGAGCTGTTCAAGTCCTTCTTGACACACAGCACGTCAAAATGCAAGAGCACATTCCCAAAATGAAACTGTGGTCTTTAAACCCAGACACAGGAGTCTGGGAAGAGGAGAGTGACTTCTACGCCACACAAACTACTGGTGGTCACGGGCGAAGCAAACGAGAGGAGCGCACATTCCTCATAGGCAACATGGAGATCAGAGAACGTAGGCTCTTTAATTTAGACGTGCCTGAAAACAGACGCTGCTACGTCAAAGTCCGTGCCTACATGAGTGACAAGTTCCTACCTACTGAGCAGCTGGAGGGTGTTGTGATCAGCTTGATAAACTTGGAACCCAAACCTGGTTATTCCTCTAATCCGAGGGCATGGGGGCGCTTTGATAGCGTCATAACTGGATCTAACGGGGCTTGTTTGCCTGCTTTCTGTGATGCCCAAAGGCCCGACGCTTACACAGCTTACGTCACAGCAATGATGGGTGGGGAAGAACTGGAGGCAGCGCCCTCCTCCCCCAAGATGAATCCAAACATCATTGGAGTGTCTCAGCCATACCTGGATAAAATAGACTACCAGCGCTCAGACCACGAGGATCCAGCTCTGAAGAAAACAGCCTTCAGAATCAACTTGGCAAAGCCCAACCAAAATAATCTTGATGAGACCAATGGGCCAATATATCCGTATCAGAATTTAATAGCCTGTGAAAATGCTCCTGTTGATGCAAATCATTTCAGATTCTTCAGAGTGGAAAAGGACAAGTATGAATACAATGTTGTTCCCTTTGAGGAGAATGATTTGACGACCTGGACGGGAGACTACCTCTCCTGGTGGCCCAATCCCCAGGAGTTCAGAGCATGCTTCATTAAAGTCAAGATCCATGGACAGAAGGAAGTGATGATCAGGTCAAGGAATCTGGGaggaacacacagagaaacaaaaggcaAACTTTATGGCATAAGAGACATTCGCAGCACCCGAGACATGCGAGAGGCCAACACCTCAGCAGCCTGCGTAGAGTTCAAATGCAGCGGCATGTTGTTTGATCAAGCCGAGGTGGACCGATCGCTCATATCAGTGCTTCCTCAGGGGAACTGCCGCAGGATTAACACCAACAGTCTCCTACAAGAGTATCTCATCAAACATCCACCAGTCGCTCAAAATAACGAGTCCCATGCGCTCACCATGCTGGCGCCTGTTGATCCTTTGGGACACAACTATGGCATCTACACAGTCACAGACCAGAATCCCAGGGTGGCAAAGGAGATTGCTATAGGCCGCTGCTTTGATGGCACCTCAGATGGTTTCTCCAGGGAGATGAAGTCAGACTCTGGAGTGGCTCTGACCTTCAGCTGTCCAGAGAGGAAAATTAACAGAGAAAGCCTTTTCCAACGTCTGCAGACCAACCCCGGTCAGACTCTGTCTCAGATGGCGAGGGAAATGAGGGAGTCGGATGGTCTGCAGGCGCAGAGATTATCCTCCCAGGTGGTGGCCTATCCTTCAGAGCAGCAGGGCAGGTCCCAGAGTCGCAGAGTCAGCTCTACAACCAGGAGGAGAGTGTCCACGCGCATACAGCAGCGCCAATAG
- the LOC141005071 gene encoding Rieske domain-containing protein — MASGCGDDEGDAEGGSWRLAGPAAELSSKRCRLMYSPLGRGSDVCLFYVKGEFFAMDARCAHSGGPLCEGDIEEADGVLKVFCPWHDYDFELRTGKSGTSLQQKVYEVKLEDGNVYVKHTSRLSLEPFPADPKS; from the exons ATGGCTTCTGGCTGCGGGGATGACGAGGGAGACGCGGAAGGCGGCTCGTGGAGGCTCGCAGGCCCGGCCGCGGAGCTCTCCAGCAAGCGCTGCCGGCTGATGTACTCCCCCCTCGGCCGCGGCTCTGATGTCTGCCTCTTCTACGTGAAGGGGGAGTTTTTTGCGATGGATGCTCGCTGTGCACATTCCG GCGGCCCTCTGTGCGAGGGGGACATTGAGGAGGCCGACGGGGTCCTGAAGGTCTTCTGCCCCTGGCACGACTATGACTTTGAGCTAAGAACTGGGAAGTCAGGCACCTCCTTACAG caaaagGTGTATGAAGTCAAGCTGGAGGATGGCAACGTGTACGTGAAACACACCAGTCGTCTCTCCCTGGAGCCTTTTCCTGCAGATCCGAAGAGTTGA